The following are encoded together in the Streptomyces rapamycinicus NRRL 5491 genome:
- a CDS encoding SAM-dependent methyltransferase: MTSTLVRRHRPRPSSSWTTDAPARTRDWAEIQERMLVPLYEAVYERLDVGAGTRLLGLGCGSGLALLIAAARGAAVCGVDKDERRLDLARERLTAAGAPGDPARPARLGLGGPESPCVREAAADADFTVVTAFEPLSALGAGSPGATVAAAASTLVAAAAGTERGGAVVLAGWGPPERCATSGVLRVGARLADPMCAPGYHGEVPPPARWQLCGRDDLEELAARAGLRPDGSGRVACPFGYADMDSAVRGLLSTGLFDAAERATDPIQVRKEITEALHPHQRADGTVWMPNVFRYLICRV; encoded by the coding sequence ATGACATCTACGCTCGTACGGCGGCACCGCCCGCGCCCCTCCTCGTCGTGGACGACGGACGCGCCCGCTCGCACCCGGGACTGGGCGGAGATCCAGGAGCGGATGCTGGTCCCGCTGTACGAGGCCGTGTACGAACGGCTGGACGTCGGCGCCGGAACGCGTCTGCTGGGCCTGGGCTGCGGCTCCGGGCTCGCCCTCCTCATCGCGGCCGCGCGCGGCGCCGCGGTCTGCGGGGTGGACAAGGACGAGCGGCGCCTGGACCTCGCGCGGGAGCGGCTGACCGCCGCGGGCGCGCCGGGCGATCCGGCGCGGCCCGCCCGGCTGGGCCTCGGCGGCCCGGAGAGCCCCTGCGTGCGGGAGGCCGCCGCGGACGCTGACTTCACGGTGGTGACCGCCTTCGAGCCGCTGTCGGCCCTGGGCGCGGGGAGCCCCGGTGCGACGGTGGCCGCCGCCGCGTCCACGCTGGTGGCAGCCGCGGCCGGCACCGAGCGCGGCGGGGCCGTGGTGCTCGCCGGATGGGGCCCGCCGGAGCGCTGCGCCACCTCCGGGGTGCTGCGGGTGGGCGCCCGGCTCGCCGACCCCATGTGCGCCCCCGGCTACCACGGGGAGGTGCCCCCTCCCGCGCGCTGGCAGCTGTGCGGCCGGGACGACCTGGAGGAGCTGGCCGCGCGGGCGGGCCTGCGACCCGACGGCTCGGGCCGGGTGGCCTGCCCGTTCGGGTACGCCGACATGGACAGCGCGGTGCGTGGGCTGCTGTCGACGGGGCTGTTCGACGCGGCGGAGCGGGCCACGGATCCGATCCAGGTCCGTAAGGAGATCACCGAGGCACTGCATCCGCATCAGCGGGCGGACGGCACGGTGTGGATGCCGAACGTCTTCCGCTATCTGATCTGCCGCGTCTGA